One window of Raphanus sativus cultivar WK10039 unplaced genomic scaffold, ASM80110v3 Scaffold2663, whole genome shotgun sequence genomic DNA carries:
- the LOC108815651 gene encoding uncharacterized protein At4g04775-like has translation MSNPITAASSSTTGDITVTSGLRQARTAGIPRNCSCGERIVELISKSRPNPYRRYYRCLYAASLRLEKDDHIFKWVDEAFTDEIRQLHNQVRIVEEEVQLLKATIRSERPTLMPKISGGCVLVIFVISVVVVVVAGIMMYK, from the exons ATGTCCAACCCAATAACGGCTGCTTCATCGTCCACGACTGGAGATATTACCGTTACCAGTGGTCTGCGACAAGCAAGAACTGCGGGAATACCTAGAAATTGTTCGTGCGGGGAGAGAATCGTTGAGCTAATATCCAAATCCCGGCCAAATCCATACCGCCGGTATTATCGGTGTCTCTATGCGGCTTCACTTAGG CTGGAGAAAGACGACCACATCTTCAAATGGGTCGATGAAGCTTTCACCGATGAGATTCGACAGTTGCACAACCAAGTTCGAATCGTAGAAGAAGAAGTTCAATTGCTCAAGGCAACAATAAGGAGCGAACGTCCGACATTAATGCCTAAGATATCAGGAGGTTGTGTCCTTGTTATTTTCGTCATCAGTGTCGTAGTTGTAGTTGTAGCCGGTATTATGATGTACAAGTAA